DNA from Salmo trutta chromosome 14, fSalTru1.1, whole genome shotgun sequence:
ACACTCATTGAAAGCGCATACTGAGTCCCTCCAATTTGATGTCTCACATGACTATAGAACAGTATTTGATTTTGAGTCAATATTCCACTCCATATTCTAGAATTCTTCTCCACCTATTTTGCGTCCTCGATTTGCATAATGATTTATCTAATGTCAAATCATATCACCAAATGTTGTTTTCAGGAAAACTATGTACTgttaatttttgttttgttgaccaCTAACTCAAAAGGTACTGCGGACGTAAAGCCTCTTTCCTTGTGTTCTTAATCCTGCCAGTTTGCTGTGAGTTCCTAGAAAAGGCTCTTCAGGGCCCTTGTGTGCACTACTAACTCCACAGCATCACAACCAAACCGTTCAACAGCCCTCACTGTTTTACTGCAGATTATACCAGTGAAAGCAGAGGGTGTTTAATATGTTCAGTAAGCATTTTAATCAGTTCCTCATTTAGTGATAGGTAAATACCTCTCCCagaattcttcacattttcagaAAGCTAAGCAAGAGTGAGGATTCACCAGACCCTCTGTAAAGGGTGCTTATTCAGTATGGCTATAGCACAAACAGACAGGGTTTGAACCTTTGTGAAAAAGAAATACTACTGATACTTATCACTGCTGTTCCACAGGAAATACTGTATGTATGCcctgtatgtatttatttgattTGTGTTAGTTTTTAACCATGTCATCTGtactgtatcttttttttttCTATATAGTTCTTGGGAGATGTCCAAGAGGACACGGCCTGTGTACATGTTCTTCCTGAAAATGTGGTTGCTTACGTTTATGGCTGTAAGGCGGGACCTGGGTGTTTGTCTGCATACTGTTAGGCGGATGTGTGGTGAGATTGTCTGTCTGGTCGGGGAGTGATCCTATGCAAATGTCATAGGCCATGGTTGGGATGCGTCTATGGCCTTGTTTTGAGCACACACTGTTAAGGGGTGGTATGACAAGATGATATGCTGTTGTATTGCACTGTGTTTAATGAAGCACTGAATTATGAACACCCAGGTCTCTGTCCAGACATCAAGCTTTGTGAACCGTTTCAGGACTAGTTTCCAATCATGTATATAGCCTAGAGTAATAATACAAACGTTTTCCTAAGTTGTGTCTATTTTACTCACACATACCAGTATGTACATCTAATGCAAAAACTATTTCCATTTGTGTCTTCCAATGCAACCTTTCTACCCCTCATTCAAATCAGAACAAAGTTCTGGCTTAAGGTCTATCCCCTGATCCATGTTCACATAAATGTGGTCATCTCATTACCCTAAGTTAGTGTTATCACAACCTCCAGATGACCTACAGCCCCAGTTACACAACCCTACTGCTCCACCAAAACGTACATATATAACAATTACAGGAAACTGCAGAAAAACAATATTTATTGCTCATGCATTCAATTACAATTCACAttaggaagaagaaaaaaatatttacatacTTGTACACATCTTATTCATACCTTAAAACCAGTGAGCAAAAGTCCATTTTGAAAAGTTGAAAATGTACTCAGTCAATGGCCCAAGAAAGTCCCTTTCATACATGGTTTGCCCTCTGAGAACATGAAAAGGAAAGTACGGGTAGTAATGAAAGGCTAAAATGGAATCCTATAAAGGTAATAAAAGAAAATGGAATAAAGGGGCTGTCCAAAATGTCAACTGCTTCACCGAATTACCCCCAACACAATCAGGATGAATATCTCAGAAGCACTCGGATACATCCAATCAGAAGACAGGCAATTGTTCACAAGCGAAAGTGACTGAATCCATCATGATCAATCCACACTCACACTGCATGTTGTTGAAAACTTAAAGGCAAAATAATCTCATCTAGCGCTAGAAGGATTTTGAGGAACACCGCTAAGCAAACCCTAAAAACAGACTCGTGTTACTGCCATAAAAATGTCTCCAGTCTTCTGGGTCAGACAATGTGAGTGTCAAATCAAACAAGGACACACTGAGCAAAACCATAACACTCCAATTCACATGACACTTTACAAACTGAAGAGGAAATAAGAAAACATTGTGAAATGTACGCTATGCTAAATAGCAAATCAGAAACAACTCGTGATTACATAAGTCAGTTGTATGTGCATCGATATATTAGAAATAACGTTAATTACATCTACAGCAGTGCCAACTCGGACATTCCAGACTTCACCTACTGTAACCAAAACAGCAGAGTTGCTGTGGTAGCTTCCAGtactaaaacaaaaatatatatatccactGTGACATACATGATCTTTTGCTCCATGATTGGCTAGTTGTGCTTTATAGACTCCAGCCCTATAAGGATGATGGGGGAAAAGGAATGCTGCTCAGTTAAGGGCCAGGGTGGAAAGTTACCGACTCCTCTCTCCAGTGTCTACAGACCAAATGGGAGAGAACGGGTAGGGAATGGATCTGTCTGAAAAGTGGATAATTGATCCCCTTCACATAACTAGACATCATTCCTGTACTGTATCGGTCCATCACCTGCACCAATAGAGGGACACTAGGTTGTGTTGGGCCACTCAGAGTGGACAATGGACATATAGCTCCACTCCATTGGCCACTTCTGGTCCGGCTTCTTGTTTGGTTTTGGCTTGGTTTAAAGTGTCCCTTGGTACAGTATGTGCCTATATTGCTGAATTGAGAGTCAATGGGATTCACATTTTTGTGCAGAGAGAGATCCTCGTGTTCAAGACGTACATTTGTACAGGAGGGGTTATGTTGACAGATTCCTATCTTTCCCTCTCCCACGTCACTCCAATTTCTTCCGCTCCTCCAggatcctcctcctctctatttaTCCTCATCTTTTTGGAGGAGGCTTCCCTTCATCACTCCCTCAAGCAGTTCCTGAAATACAAACACCAGATAAATcactttatttcacctttaaaaGTATTTCATTCCTTTAAAACCACAAAACTATTTTAAGACATTGCTTCCCAGGGACTGAGTTGAAACTTAATGACATTCACATTGTTTTCATTTAATTCATCAAGGTCAGTGCATAGCGCAGGTTTGTGTTTACCCTTGTCTCCATCTCCATTAGTGAGCACCAGTGCCTGGAGGATGTCTGAGAGAGAGACGATACCCTTCACCACCTCCTGCTCATCAACCACCACCAGCCTGtgcacctgagagagaggagacaaaccATAGGTTACACAAACTAAAGGCTTAGCAGTTGTTCCACCTTCAAGTAAGGTGATGTTGACTTAGTAATGGCAAGGTTAGATCTCAGCACCGGTGTATATATTACATTATGATTGTGTGTACTAGTTGTATTGACCTTGACAAACTCCCAAAAAACTGTTTAAATTGTGGACCCAAACAGTAATAGAATGTGTTTACACAGGcgtctccgtctctctcaccTCTGCCTCTACCAGTCTGTTGATGATGGACTCCAGTGTGTCGTGTGTGTTGCAGGTGAGCACTCCCTCAAAATACTGAGAGCGGTGCTGCAGTGCTTTGGTCACAGTCACATCCAGGTTGTTGTATGTCTTCTCTGCAGCTAGGTTCTGTGTGGGGGACATTATTACTTCTCAATGCTGCTTGTTTTCAGTACTCTTTGCCTGTCTCTCAAACACCCACAATGAGCTAAAACAACTATATTTTCTGCTGATCAGTGACTATACTGTTTAAATACGGCTCATTGGTAGCACAGCTGTCCAGTACTTACAATGACATCAAATTTGGAGTAAATGTCCACCACTCGTCCTGTGTGTTGAGAGAAAGACATGAGTACTACATACCATATCAGGGTCAGAAGTCATATTTAACCCTTCATTCAACAAAAAGTCCCCCCTACTCACCATTGTCATCAACGACAGGCAGGGCAGACACTCTCTGCTCCACGAAGATGCCCAGTGCTGTGTAAAGAGGTGTGTCAGAACGCACCACTGCAATCTTATGGAATGTTCCAATGCCCAGTTCCTCTAAAGTCTGGCCTAAGAAAGCAGGTTTCGGCATCTCCGATATCTGGGAATAACACAAGGTTACACTAATGTTAAGtggcttgaaaaaaaaaaaatcacaaattaAACACAATATATTACCTCACCACAATCAATAAACATTGGGGTGTGGATTTCATTAACAAGGCCTACAGTCCTAGTACTGTTCGTCTTAACTTCTATCCTGCCGAGAATGCAACCTTGAGATGTCAAGGAACAGCAGGTGATAAAACGTGGTGAGAGAGATGAACGGGGAGAGCGTGAGAAAGAGGATCACAAAAGAGACTCACAAAGAGCTTGAGGAACTTGAGGATCCTCTTGTGAGTGAGGATGTAGAGGGTGTTCCCTGTCAGAGGGTCGATCACAGGCAGTCTGTGGATCTTATTCTTCAGCAGAGACGACACGGCGTcatacagactgaaacagggaaggaGAAAGGGGAAATTAAAATACTTTTGTGACCGTATCAGGGCCCTTTCAGACAAACATTAGTGCCAGTCAGTAACTGAATTGAGCTCTGGCTACTTGAACCAACTGTCCAGTGACAACCCTCACCATGGCAGTAGACCTACCTTTCATTGGGGGATATGCTGACTAAGGGCTTGAAGGAGTCTTGAAGGTAGACTTCTATGATGGAGAACAGAATAGGCACTAGTTAGCCTTATGCCAGTAGATGATCAGTCACTTATTACAGTTACTAAATGCCCTTACCTCTCCACGTCTCTATCTTGTGCTCCTCCAGCTCATATATCTGCACCTGAAACATTAAAACAGGTGAAAATGCTGACTAACAGAGGAAGGGTAGTGAGAGGCATGAAGGTCAACTGTTCATTAGATAGGATGTAAGTGCTGCAAATCACTTGTCGCACCTTTCCAACCTCCACCACCACTGATATGATTAAAATGTGAACTTGAGATAGGGAATGCTATAAACAAGCAAGCATAGAAACAGTGGAAGACAAGGGCAGGCTGAAAGCTAGGCCTTACCAAAGGAGACTTGTAGTAGCGATGGAGGATGTTGATGAAGTCTGTGATGGTCAGCATGCCTGCAGTGAGAGATCAGCAGGAGAACAGAGTCAACTCCACTCATTGtgcataaaaaaaagaaaagaaaatgaaaACACCCAAAAGCCCAGGCAACAATGAACGGTCTTTCTTACCTACAAAGCACTGCTTCTTACAGTCCCAGAGTGGTGCTGCTCTCACCCCATTGGACACCAGAGCGAAAAATGCCTTCTTTACCTATGGCGAGATCAACCAAGTtatacacaaacacaaagcagCGTCTTAGGTCTAGATTCATTTGACAGAAAAAAAGAGTTAAAAATCAGGATGTGGTCTTGCCTGCAGTGAAGTATCGAACACCACCAACTTGGAGCTGGTAGGGACCAAGTCATAGCACCGATGAGACTTCATAAACCGGGTGTAGACATTATAATCCGAGTCTGAGGAGAATGAGGACAAGAGGGAAACGGGTTCAATGTACTGTGCATTCATTATATGCATTTCAattgtctttattttttttttaattttaagaGCTGCCTCAATAGATTCCAAAATTGGTCAATGTAACACTGAGGATTCCTTCCTACACAGGCAACATAATACTTTTACaaactcaagtgtgtgtgtgtgtgtgtgtgtgtgtgtgtgtgtgtgtgtgtgtgtgtgtgtgtgtatatatatatatatatatatatatatataaataaataaataaataaaagagcaATCCACTCCAAACCAATAATTCCTATGATTTACATTCCTGAATAACCAATATATGAGAACAACATTTTTGGTGAACATAAGTTTCATTTTGTCGTTATAATAAAATTGGGGGCAACGTGAGAATCGTTGTAGCTAAATCGACCACAAAACACACAatgcagtgctctctctctggtCAAGCTGGAAAGCTAACATGGCTACTACACACAAGAAAATGTTTTTGGATCCCCTGGTTTAGATCACGTGTCCCTCGTGAGTGGGTGTTGCCTTGGCAACGACACTTTCTCACAAAAGCACAGTACATGGAggactagtctgggtaccagtcttttttagctaacattccattcCTGTCATTTACCAGAGACTGCCTTTCAGCAATTTCAATATGCAGCCGGATTGACGGCGCAGTTGCTGATTGGTAGTTGGAAACATTCATATTTTCCATAACAACGTTACGGAACATGGGCGTAACAAATTTTGGCGCAATATAGAATTTGAATTTTATGAACAATAAACGATACTGTTacgacctgctgcagtcattctcgTCAGGAGGCAGTGTCAATGGAAGATCATGTCGTTCAAAGTGGCTAGAAAGGCCTAATTATGAGAGAAAAGAAAAGCTAAACTGGCACCTGCCGTCATTCCTCGCACATAAAGCTGATCATCAGGACTTGctttgattttttttaatgttatgcTAATTTCAGTTATATTATTTGTCCCTCCTCTCAAGTGATGAAGTCTAGAAAGGCTACTTGAGAAATTTCTGAATGGACATTAGAGAACTAGTGAATTCACACACACCCTAAAAAGGACTCAAAGCTACCAGCACATCTCAAACACACAAATCACTTTCTCCTTCCATAAAACATATTCTAAACCTAGGCTCACCTCAAATCTTGGCTGTAGTCCATCAGAAAGTAGCCctaggctacattatagcataATGCTATAACAGCCAATGTTTCATTAAATAGGCCTTGGCACTATACTTTTTTATTGCACATTTAATTAAACTGACGCATTTGGCGATGTTCAACTTCAATTCATTGGCACGTGCATCAGACAAAATCATTTTTGGGTCCCTGGCTTGCATAGCACAGGTGGAAGTTCATGACAAGCCTCTGATTTTCTTGAAGGTCTATGACCCTAGAGTTGGAAAATGCAGTGCAGCAGTGGTAACTGTGTGCATTACTCTCATTCCTCCATCCCAGAAATGATTTCCCCATACGAGATTCTACCCTATGACAAATAATGTCAGTATACAAAAAGTTATTGCTCACGTATATCCTTTAATCATATATCTTTGGAAAGCTTTCATTCACAGCTGTCAGTCACATTTTTAGAATATTCAAGTCAACAGAAccttgacctttgacctctagGGTACATATCAGAATTGCCTGTATAGattatttaaaaaagaaaacCCTGATACATTTTAATCTTTGTTTGACACGTGGTTCTTCTGAAAGGTCACAAAATTacctacatacagtgccttcgtaaagtatttaaaaccccttgactttttccacattgttacgttacagccttattctaaatttgataACGCCCCCCCCATatcaatatcccataatgacaaagcgaaaactggtttagaaatttttttttaaatgtaaaaaaaaatatcacctttacataagtaatcagaccctttactcagtactttgttgaagcacctttggccgtGATTACAgtatcaagtcttcttgggtatgatgctacaagtttaGCTAGCAGTTTTaaggcttggggggggggggtagaagctgttcagggtcctgttggttccagacttggtgcatcggttccgtttgctgtgcggtagcagagagaacagtccaagacttgggtggctggagtctgacaatttttagggccttcctgacAACGCCccgtatagaggtcctggatatacacactaccctctgtagtgccttgcggtcagatgccaagcagttgccatacgaaGCGATGAGCAGCCAATCAAGATGCTCTcattggtgcagctgtagaaatttGAGGATAtgaaggcccatgccaaatcttatctgtgtggaccatgataccttagggatgtggacacagaggaacttgaagctctcgacctacTCCACTAAAGCCCTGTCGATgtgggtgtgctcggccctccatttcctgtagtccacgatcagctcctgtCTTGCTGATGGAGAGGTTGCATTACATTTTTCATTTAGTAGACTCTAATCCAGAGCGAGTTACAgtagtgcatacatttttcatagtttttttgtactggtcccccgcaTGCGGTATTTCTTATACGTGTCCGGATTAGTGACCCATTCCTTGaaggcggcagctctagcctttagctcagtgcggatgttggcAGTAATTTatggcttctggttaggatatgtacgtacggtcactgttgggATGACATTGCCGATGCACTTATTATTGAAGCCGGTGAATGATGtgataaactcctcaatgccatcggatgaatccgatggcatattccagtctgtgctaaagACAGTCATGTAGTTCAGCAGCCGCTTCACCGGACCACTTCCGAATTGAGCTCGTCACTAGTACATCCCGTTTGACTTTTTGCTTGTAAGCCGAAATCAAGgggatagagttatggttagatttgccaaatggagggcgagggaactTTGTATAAaactgtgtgtggagtaaaggtgctcTAGAGTGTTTTTGCCTCTAGTGGCAcaggtaacatgctggtagaaattaggtcaaacgGATTTTGGTTTTCCTACACCGAAGTCACTGGCCACTAGGAGTATTGCCTTTGGGTGAGAATTTTCCTGTTTACTTATGGCCCTGTATAGCTCCTTGAGAGAGGTCTTAGTGCCAGTGTCAGTTCGTGaaggtaaatagacagctatgaaaaatatagatgaaaactcttccAACTCTGGTGAGCGGAAcgtcgagacttccttaatactGGAGATCGTGCACCAGCTTTTAACTAAAACACAACCCCTCACCTGAGCTTCCCGACGCCACCTCTGTCCGGGCGATGTATAGAAATAACAGCTAGATTTATATTCCCCATGTCtttgttcagccacaactcggagAAAcctaggatattacagttcttcagatcaCGTTGAAAGGATCATCTCGAACAGAGCTCATACAAGTTATTCTCAGGCAATTGCACGTTCgccaatagaacggagggtagAGACGGTTTATTCA
Protein-coding regions in this window:
- the LOC115207836 gene encoding 5'-AMP-activated protein kinase subunit gamma-1 isoform X1, giving the protein MECIPLSVDDVDCKKEPLLEDSDYNVYTRFMKSHRCYDLVPTSSKLVVFDTSLQVKKAFFALVSNGVRAAPLWDCKKQCFVGMLTITDFINILHRYYKSPLVQIYELEEHKIETWREVYLQDSFKPLVSISPNESLYDAVSSLLKNKIHRLPVIDPLTGNTLYILTHKRILKFLKLFISEMPKPAFLGQTLEELGIGTFHKIAVVRSDTPLYTALGIFVEQRVSALPVVDDNGRVVDIYSKFDVINLAAEKTYNNLDVTVTKALQHRSQYFEGVLTCNTHDTLESIINRLVEAEVHRLVVVDEQEVVKGIVSLSDILQALVLTNGDGDKGTA
- the LOC115207836 gene encoding 5'-AMP-activated protein kinase subunit gamma-1 isoform X2, encoding MENGVYSDYNVYTRFMKSHRCYDLVPTSSKLVVFDTSLQVKKAFFALVSNGVRAAPLWDCKKQCFVGMLTITDFINILHRYYKSPLVQIYELEEHKIETWREVYLQDSFKPLVSISPNESLYDAVSSLLKNKIHRLPVIDPLTGNTLYILTHKRILKFLKLFISEMPKPAFLGQTLEELGIGTFHKIAVVRSDTPLYTALGIFVEQRVSALPVVDDNGRVVDIYSKFDVINLAAEKTYNNLDVTVTKALQHRSQYFEGVLTCNTHDTLESIINRLVEAEVHRLVVVDEQEVVKGIVSLSDILQALVLTNGDGDKGTA